One Punica granatum isolate Tunisia-2019 chromosome 3, ASM765513v2, whole genome shotgun sequence genomic window carries:
- the LOC116200002 gene encoding F-box/kelch-repeat protein At5g60570 — MEGSNNSSGEVQEEVDTVLRLNLRLNLRAGVNDGHSAFRLRSSDSLLPGLIDDVALTCFAWVCRCDYTSLACINTRFNMLIKSGILYGLRKQMGVVEHWVYLVCDPRGWEAFDPIRKKWMTLPKIPCDECFNHADKESLAVGSELLVFGRELLDFAIWKYNLVHRSWVKCEGMKQRRCLFASGSLGSIAIVAGGIDKKANVLKSAELYNSSSGRWEILPGMETPRRSCSGFFMDGKFYVIGGMSSPTDSLTCGEEFDLETRKWRKIEGMYPNVSEAAQAPPLVAVVDNQLYAVEHSTNMVKKYDKVKNTWDVLGRLPVRADTSNGWGLAFKACGKELLVVGGQRGPEGESIVLNSWCPESGVKDGLLEWKVLGVKEHVGVFVYNCAVMGC, encoded by the coding sequence ATGGAGGGTTCCAATAATTCCAGTGGGGAGGTTCAAGAGGAAGTAGATACTGTTTTGAGATTAAACTTGAGATTAAACTTGAGGGCAGGAGTAAATGATGGTCATTCCGCCTTCAGGCTCAGATCAAGTGATTCGCTCCTTCCGGGTCTTATAGATGATGTTGCTTTGACTTGTTTTGCTTGGGTTTGTAGATGTGATTACACTTCATTGGCGTGTATAAACACAAGGTTCAATATGCTAATCAAAAGTGGGATTTTATATGGGCTGAGGAAGCAGATGGGTGTTGTCGAACATTGGGTTTATTTGGTTTGTGATCCTAGGGGATGGGAGGCGTTTGATCCCATTAGGAAGAAGTGGATGACTTTGCCTAAGATTCCTTGCGATGAATGCTTCAACCATGCAGACAAGGAATCTTTGGCTGTGGGTAGTGAGTTGTTAGTTTTTGGCCGTGAATTGTTGGATTTTGCCATCTGGAAGTATAATTTAGTTCACCGAAGCTGGGTCAAGTGTGAAGGAATGAAGCAAAGGCGGTGTTTATTTGCATCAGGTAGCCTTGGTTCTATCGCTATTGTGGCAGGAGGTATTGATAAGAAGGCAAATGTTTTGAAGTCCGCTGAGTTGTACAACTCTTCATCAGGCAGATGGGAAATTCTACCTGGTATGGAGACACCACGTAGATCATGCTCTGGGTTTTTTATGGATGGCAAATTCTATGTGATTGGTGGGATGTCAAGCCCCACTGATTCGTTAACCTGCGGAGAGGAGTTTGATCTGGAGACGAGGAAGTGGAGGAAAATAGAGGGGATGTATCCTAATGTGAGTGAGGCGGCTCAGGCACCTCCACTTGTTGCAGTTGTGGATAACCAGCTTTACGCAGTCGAGCACTCAACTAATATGGTAAAGAAGTATGACAAAGTGAAGAACACCTGGGATGTGCTGGGCAGACTTCCTGTCAGGGCTGATACCTCAAATGGTTGGGGACTTGCTTTCAAGGCTTGTGGCAAGGAACTTCTCGTTGTTGGAGGACAGAGAGGGCCTGAAGGAGAAAGTATCGTGCTGAACTCCTGGTGCCCGGAGTCAGGGGTGAAGGATGGCCTATTGGAGTGGAAGGTTCTGGGTGTTAAGGAGCATGTTGGCGTGTTTGTGTATAATTGTGCTGTCATGGGTTGTTAA
- the LOC116200003 gene encoding yrdC domain-containing protein, mitochondrial isoform X1, whose translation MTVPLCSRLFSSPSKNLGRRSTENGQKPTGGHRDSTGKPPTDECSYQNSRQTPSPSPPPPRLSSPSSSLRFGTLGTPQRRRRPGLGGSFPAEMARSSEKNLSDACMISAVRPATEARAEEAIEAIKGGKVIAVPTDTLYGFACDACSSEAVNRIYEIKGRRHTSPLAICVGDVSDIPRYAVTDHLPSGLLDALLPGPVTVILGRGDSSILEKSLNPGLDSIGVRVPDSDFIRVICRGSRSALALTSANLSGQPSSVSIKDFEDLWEHCAYVYDGGILPSGRAGSTIVDLTRLGKYRILRPGSAKEETIAILERHSLTEGS comes from the exons ATGACTGTACCGCTATGCAGTCGCCTCTTCTCTTCCCCCTCCAAGAACCTAGGGCGACGTTCGACAGAAAACGGTCAAAAACCCACCGGAGGACACCGAGACTCTACCGGAAAACCTCCGACTGATGAATGTTCCTACCAAAATAGCCGACAGACTCCCTCTccatctcctcctccccctcgCCTGTCGTCTCCCTCTTCCTCACTCag ATTCGGAACCCTAGGAACTCCCCAGCGGAGAAGAAGACCGGGACTGGGCGGGAGCTTCCCGGCAGAAATGGCGCGGAGCTCAGAGAAGAATCTGAGCGACGCCTGTATGATTTCCGCGGTTCGTCCGGCCACAGAAGCTCGTGCCGAGGAGGCAATTGAAGCCATTAAAGGCGGCAAGGTCATTGCCGTTCCCACGGACACGCTCTACGGGTTCGCCTGTGACGCCTG TTCGTCAGAGGCCGTGAACAGGATATACGAGATCAAAGGGCGCAGACACACGAGTCCCCTAGCAATCTGCGTTGGTGATGTCTCTGACATTCCGCGTTACGCTGTCACAGACCATTTGCCCAGTGGTTTGCTCGATGCGCTCCTTCCCGGGCCTGTCACTGTCATATTGGGACGAG GGGATTCGAGTATCCTTGAGAAGTCTCTGAATCCTGGATTGGATAGTATAGGAGTTCGGGTACCCGACTCTGATTTCATAAGGGTCATTTGCCGTGGTTCAAGAAGCGCATTGGCTCTAACTAGTGCAAACCTAAGTGGCCAGCCCAGTAGTGTCTCCATCAAGGATTTTGAGGATCTCTGGGAGCACTGCGCCTATGTTTATGATGGAGGCATTCTTCCTTCAGGGCGTGCAGGATCGACAATTGTGGACCTCACGAGGCTTGGCAAGTACAGGATTCTTAGACCCGGAAG CGCGAAGGAAGAGACCATCGCCATCCTCGAACGCCACTCATTGACCGAAGGAAGTTGA
- the LOC116200003 gene encoding yrdC domain-containing protein, mitochondrial isoform X2, which translates to MNVPTKIADRLPLHLLLPLACRLPLPHSGVLRFGTLGTPQRRRRPGLGGSFPAEMARSSEKNLSDACMISAVRPATEARAEEAIEAIKGGKVIAVPTDTLYGFACDACSSEAVNRIYEIKGRRHTSPLAICVGDVSDIPRYAVTDHLPSGLLDALLPGPVTVILGRGDSSILEKSLNPGLDSIGVRVPDSDFIRVICRGSRSALALTSANLSGQPSSVSIKDFEDLWEHCAYVYDGGILPSGRAGSTIVDLTRLGKYRILRPGSAKEETIAILERHSLTEGS; encoded by the exons ATGAATGTTCCTACCAAAATAGCCGACAGACTCCCTCTccatctcctcctccccctcgCCTGTCGTCTCCCTCTTCCTCACTCag GCGTGCTCAGATTCGGAACCCTAGGAACTCCCCAGCGGAGAAGAAGACCGGGACTGGGCGGGAGCTTCCCGGCAGAAATGGCGCGGAGCTCAGAGAAGAATCTGAGCGACGCCTGTATGATTTCCGCGGTTCGTCCGGCCACAGAAGCTCGTGCCGAGGAGGCAATTGAAGCCATTAAAGGCGGCAAGGTCATTGCCGTTCCCACGGACACGCTCTACGGGTTCGCCTGTGACGCCTG TTCGTCAGAGGCCGTGAACAGGATATACGAGATCAAAGGGCGCAGACACACGAGTCCCCTAGCAATCTGCGTTGGTGATGTCTCTGACATTCCGCGTTACGCTGTCACAGACCATTTGCCCAGTGGTTTGCTCGATGCGCTCCTTCCCGGGCCTGTCACTGTCATATTGGGACGAG GGGATTCGAGTATCCTTGAGAAGTCTCTGAATCCTGGATTGGATAGTATAGGAGTTCGGGTACCCGACTCTGATTTCATAAGGGTCATTTGCCGTGGTTCAAGAAGCGCATTGGCTCTAACTAGTGCAAACCTAAGTGGCCAGCCCAGTAGTGTCTCCATCAAGGATTTTGAGGATCTCTGGGAGCACTGCGCCTATGTTTATGATGGAGGCATTCTTCCTTCAGGGCGTGCAGGATCGACAATTGTGGACCTCACGAGGCTTGGCAAGTACAGGATTCTTAGACCCGGAAG CGCGAAGGAAGAGACCATCGCCATCCTCGAACGCCACTCATTGACCGAAGGAAGTTGA
- the LOC116200949 gene encoding 4-hydroxy-3-methylbut-2-en-1-yl diphosphate synthase (ferredoxin), chloroplastic, protein MASGTVPASFMGLKGRESGLGFAKSVDFVRVSDVQRVKSQRKRIAVIRNSTPNPEITQLEPASEGSPLLVPRQKYCESLHKTMRRKTRTVMVGNVALGSEHPIRIQTMTTTDTKDVSGTVEEVMRIADKGADIVRITVQGKKEADACFEIKNSLVQKSYNIPLVADIHFAPSVALRVAECFDKIRVNPGNFADRRAQFEKLDYTEEDYQKELEHIEEVFTPLVEKCKKYGRAMRIGTNHGSLSDRIMSYYGDSPRGMVESAFEFARICRKLDYHNFVFSMKASNPVVMVQAYRLLVAEMYVQGWDYPLHLGVTEAGEGEDGRMKSAIGIGTLLQDGLGDTIRVSLTEPPEEEIDPCRRLANLGMRAAELQKGVAPFEEKHRHYFDFQRRTGQLPYQKEGEEVDYRGVLHRDGSVLMSVSLDRLKSPETLYRSLAAKLVIGMPFKDLATVDSILLRELPPVEDADARLALKRLIDISMGVITPLSEQLTKPLPNAMVLVNLMELSSGAVKLLPEGTRLVVSVRGDEPYEELEILKKVDATMLLHNLPVSEDKVSRVHAARRLFEYLQENALEFPVIHHLDFPNGTHRDDLVIGAGTNAGALLVDGLGDGVLLEAPDQDFEFLRNTSFNLLQGCRMRNTKTEYVSCPSCGRTLFDLQEISAQIREKTSHLPGVSIAIMGCIVNGPGEMADADFGYVGGAPGKIDLYVGKTVVKRGIAMEHATDALIQLIKDHGRWVDPPVEE, encoded by the exons ATGGCGAGCGGTACGGTGCCGGCTTCTTTCATGGGGCTGAAGGGGAGGGAATCGGGATTGGGATTTGCGAAGAGTGTGGATTTTGTTAGAGTTTCTGATGTGCAGAGGGTCAAGTCTCAGAGGAAAAGGATTGCTGTCATCAGGAATTCTACGCCCAACCCCGAGATCACCCAGCTAGAGCCAGCATCAGAGGGGAGCCCTCTATTAG TTCCAAGGCAAAAGTATTGTGAATCTCTGCACAAAACAATGAGGAGGAAAACACGGACAGTGATGGTGGGAAATGTGGCCCTCGGCAGTGAGCACCCGATAAGAATTCAGACtatgacaacaactgatactAAGGATGTATCTGGAACAGTAGAAGAG GTGATGAGAATCGCAGACAAGGGTGCCGATATCGTACGAATAACTGTTcaaggaaagaaagaagcGGATGCGTGTTTTGAGATCAAGAACTCTCTCGTGCAGAAAAG CTACAACATACCATTGGTGGCGGATATACACTTTGCTCCTTCTGTAGCATTGCGAGTTGCTGAGTGCTTTGACAAGATTCGTGTCAACCCAGGAAATTTCG CTGATAGACGGGCTCAGTTTGAGAAGTTAGACTACACAGAGGAGGACTATCAGAAAGAACTCGAGCATATTGAGGAG GTTTTCACCCCATTGGTCGAGAAGTGCAAAAAGTATGGAAGGGCTATGCGTATTGGTACAAACCATGGAAGCCTCTCTGATCGTATAATGAGTTACTACGGCGATTCGCCTCGGGGAATG GTTGAATCTGCATTTGAGTTTGCAAGGATATGCAGGAAACTGGACTACCACAACTTTGTCTTCTCAATGAAGGCAAGCAACCCTGTTGTGATGGTTCAGGCTTACCGGCTCCTTGTGGCTGAAATGTATGTTCAAGGATGGGATTACCCGCTACACCTCGGAGTCACTGAAGCTGGAGAAGGGGAGGATGGACGGATGAAATCGGCTATTGGCATTGGAACCCTCCTTCAA GATGGGTTGGGTGATACAATCAGGGTGTCTCTCACCGAACCACCAGAGGAAGAGATAGATCCCTGCAGAAGGTTAGCAAACCTGGGTATGAGAGCGGCTGAGCTGCAGAAGGGAGTG GCTCCTTTCGAGGAAAAGCACCGTCACTATTTTGATTTCCAGCGGAGGACTGGTCAATTGCCTTACCAGAAAGAG GGTGAAGAGGTAGACTACAGAGGAGTGCTCCACCGTGACGGTTCCGTTCTTATGTCTGTTTCTCTGGATCGATTGAAG TCCCCGGAAACTTTATACAGGTCACTTGCTGCGAAACTTGTCATCGGAATGCCATTTAAG GATCTTGCGACAGTTGACTCAATCTTACTTAGAGAGCTTCCACCAGTGGAGGATGCTGATGCT CGATTGGCTCTCAAGAGACTGATAGATATAAGCATGGGAGTTATAACTCCTTTATCGGAGCAGCTAACGAAGCCATTGCCCAATGCCATGGTTCTCGTGAATCTTATGGAGCTGTCATCTGGTGCTGTCAAGCTTTTGCCTGAAG GCACACGGTTGGTTGTGTCTGTACGAGGAGATGAGCCCTACGAAGAGCTGGAGATCTTAAAGAAGGTTGATGCCACAATGCTGCTTCACAATCTACCGGTTAGTGAAGATAAAGTCAGCAGAGTCCATGCAGCAAGAAG GTTGTTCGAGTATCTACAAGAAAATGCTCTCGAATTTCCTGTGATTCACCATCTTGATTTCCCCAACGGGACCCACAG GGATGACTTGGTCATTGGTGCTGGAACCAATGCTGGGGCCCTTCTAGTCGATGGGCTGGGAGATGGTGTCCTTCTAGAAGCACCTGACCAAGATTTCGAGTTTCTGAGGAACACGTCCTTTAACTTGCTCCAAGGTTGCAGAATGCGTAACACTAAGACA GAATATGTTTCGTGCCCATCCTGTGGTAGGACTTTATTCGACCTTCAGGAAATCAGTGCGCAAATACGGGAGAAGACTTCCCACTTGCCTGGAGTTTCG attgccatcatggGTTGCATCGTGAATGGACCGGGAGAGATGGCCGATGCTGATTTTGGATATGTTGGAGGAGCCCCGGGGAAGATAGATCTTTATGTTGGAAAG ACGGTGGTGAAGAGAGGAATCGCGATGGAGCACGCGACGGATGCTTTGATACAACTGATTAAAGACCACGGCCGGTGGGTGGATCCTCCTGTGGAAGAATAA
- the LOC116199192 gene encoding vegetative cell wall protein gp1, which yields MLLRRSFSVLTLLLIVFSIIAASDGQPANSPAPAPELPADAPTAPSPSPPQAGSPASAPLSPFSSPPAPPPSDGSSPAMSPHLPSESPVPSPSPSEWDDFNHSGVDPEKSSGGGMSGGKKFGIAFGVIVLAGLVIFGGLVYKKRQDNIRRARYNYAAGADIL from the coding sequence ATGTTGCTGCGCCGCTCCTTCTCTGTGTTGACTCTTCTGCTCATCGTCTTCAGCATCATCGCGGCCTCCGACGGTCAGCCCGCCAACTCGCCTGCTCCCGCTCCTGAACTCCCCGCCGATGCTCCGACCGCGCCATCACCCTCTCCTCCCCAAGCTGGATCGCCGGCGAGTGCGCCTCTGAGCCCGTTCTCGTCGCCGCCTGCTCCCCCTCCGTCGGACGGCTCCTCTCCGGCGATGTCTCCTCACCTTCCGTCCGAATCCCCTGTTCCTTCGCCGTCGCCGAGCGAATGGGACGACTTCAACCACAGCGGTGTGGATCCGGAGAAGTCCTCCGGAGGTGGAATGAGCGGCGGCAAAAAGTTTGGGATCGCGTTCGGAGTGATCGTGCTGGCAGGACTCGTCATCTTCGGAGGATTGGTGTACAAGAAGAGGCAAGATAACATACGCCGAGCTCGGTACAATTACGCTGCTGGAGCAGATATCCTGTAG
- the LOC116201142 gene encoding protein disulfide isomerase-like 1-4 has product MAIRLFLVFSLTALLLFSSLAPALSKEAQTDADDDEDLSFLEEPEDNTDATPHSHGDHFADADQYGDEDFEDLSDFDESEVDQEAYKEPEVDDKDVVVLKEGNFSDFVERNRFVMVEFYAPWCGHCQALAPEYAAAATELKGEEVALAKVDATEEEELSQKYEVQGFPTVYFFVDGVHKPYTGQRTKDAIVTWIRKKTGPGVYNITTLDDAERILTSESKVVLGYLNHLKGPESEELAAASRMEDDVNFYQTVNPDVAKLFHLDPEVKRPALIMLKKEAEKLSHFGGQFVKSEIAEFVFANKLPLVTVFTRESAPAIFESPIKKQLLLFAVSNDSEKVLPKFQEAAKLFKGKLIFVYVEMDNEDVGKPVSDYFGITGDAPQVLGYTGNDDSRKFVLDGEVTLEKIKAFAENFLEDKLKPFYKSDPVPEKNDGDVKIVVGNNFDEIVLDESKDVLLEIYAPWCGHCQSLEPIYNKLAKHLRGIDSLVIAKMDGTTNEHPRAKSDGFPTLLFFPAGNKSFDPITVDTDRTVLAFYKFLKKHASIPFKLQKPASTLKPKSTETKASEESISADVKDEL; this is encoded by the exons ATGGCGATTCGTCTTTTCCTCGTCTTCTCCCTCACGGCCCTGCTCCTCTTCTCGTCCTTGGCCCCCGCCCTGAGCAAGGAAGCTCAGACCGACGCCGACGACGACGAAGATCTCAGCTTCCTGGAGGAGCCGGAGGACAACACCGACGCCACGCCTCACTCCCACGGAGACCATTTCGCCGACGCCGATCAGTACGGCGATGAGGACTTCGAGGACTTGTCCGATTTCGACGAGTCGGAGGTCGACCAGGAGGCGTACAAGGAGCCCGAGGTTGACGACAAGGACGTCGTGGTTCTCAAAGAGGGCAACTTCAGCGACTTCGTGGAAAGGAACAGGTTCGTGATGGTGGAGTTCTACGCGCCGTGGTGCGGACACTGCCAGGCCCTCGCGCCCGAGTATGCCGCGGCCGCCACCGAACTGAAGGGCGAGGAGGTGGCCCTGGCCAAGGTGGATGCTACCGAGGAGGAAGAGCTCTCTCAGAAGTACGAGGTGCAAGGGTTCCCCACTGTTTACTTCTTTGTCGATGGCGTTCACAAGCCTTACACTGGCCAAAGGACCAA GGATGCCATAGTGACATGGATCAGGAAGAAAACAGGCCCAGGTGTGTACAACATTACCACATTGGACGATGCCGAACGCATTTTGACTTCTGAGAGCAAGGTTGTGTTGGGTTATCTGAACCATTTGAAG GGTCCTGAGAGTGAGGAGCTTGCTGCCGCCTCGAGAATGGAAGATGATGTCAATTTCTACCAAACCGTTAATCCTGATGTTGCGAAGCTCTTTCACTTGGACCCTGAGGTCAAACGCCCTGCCCTGATCATGCTTAAGAAGGAAGCTGAGAAATTGAGCCATTTTG GTGGTCAATTTGTGAAGTCTGAAATAGCTGAGTTTGTATTTGCCAACAAACTTCCTCTCGTCACTGTCTTTACCCGCGAAAGCGCACCTGCGATTTTTGAAAGTCCGATCAAGAAGCAG CTGCTGCTATTTGCGGTGTCAAATGACTCAGAGAAGGTTCTACCCAAGTTCCAAGAAGCTGCAAAACTGTTCAAGGGAAAG CTCATCTTTGTATACGTGGAAATGGATAATGAAGATGTTGGAAAGCCTGTGTCAGATTATTTTGGCATCACTGGTGATGCTCCACAA GTACTTGGGTACACAGGAAATGATGATAGCAGGAAATTCGTACTGGACGGTGAAGTGACCTTGGAAAAAATTAAG GCTTTTGCTGAGAACTTTTTGGAAGACAAGCTGAAACCTTTCTATAAGTCTGACCCAGTTCCTGAAAAG AATGATGGAGATGTGAAAATTGTCGTAGGGAACAATTTTGATGAGATTGTTTTGGATGAGTCGAAAGATGTCCTTCTGGAG ATTTATGCCCCATGGTGCGGGCATTGCCAATCACTTGAGCCGATATATAACAAGCTTGCAAAACATCTGCGAGGCATCGACTCGCTTGTCATAGCAAAGATGGATGGGACAACCAATGAGCATCCCAGGGCAAAG TCTGATGGATTCCCCACACTTCTGTTCTTCCCGGCTGGAAACAAGAGCTTTGATCCG ATCACTGTAGACACCGACCGCACAGTGCTTGCATTCTACAAGTTCCTCAAGAAACACGCATCTATCCCATTCAAGCTTCAGAAGCCGGCTTCTACTCTGAAACCCAAGAGCACTGAAACCAAAGCAAGCGAAGAGAGCATCTCTGCCGATGTGAAGGATGAACTATGA